Genomic segment of Nothobranchius furzeri strain GRZ-AD chromosome 12, NfurGRZ-RIMD1, whole genome shotgun sequence:
AAAGTAATCCCGTTACTTTACTGATTACTTCTTttcaaaagtaattagttacttaATTACTTAGTTACTTTGTGAAAATATGAAACACAACCTGACTAGGCTATAAGTATATTCCGTCATATAAAATTCAATCATGAAACTGTCTGTTCTTAAATTTTTTTATTGGTTTTAACTTTTTCCTTTACAAACATTGCATgaagaaaaaactaaataaacgaatgcAACCGGCTCTGATACAGTCAAAGAAATTAGTTTAATATATAAACCTGTTTATTGCACATTTCACCACAATTTAAGAAAATAAATCAAGTTTTTTTCTTatatttctgcacatacctgcatTTAAAATGACAAACTTTTGCAGTGTTTAAACTTAGAGTAAATTCTAGTGAAATACaactaaaataaatttaaaaaatacccTATTCCATTTAACAATTTTTTAGAAGTTGGTGAAGTGGAACTTAGAGTAATGCCATAACAACCAAAACAGAGAATTCAGTTTCATGCTACATTTAGACCTAGTCTCAGTGTATATGGCTAACcaaaaaaatataattttcaATTATGATTTCAAGCAAAAACCTGTAAATGTAACTGATTCCAAAACAGTTAAAGCATTGTTTTTTCTGTTCCATGCTACCTTTAGACCCAGTCTAAAATCATGACTAACCTAAAATTTACcagatgttttgttttcttttggagtgaagcAGTGGTTATATCGCATCAGCAGAAGCTTCTCAAACCTTCTATCAGATAGTCGGTTTCTTTTCGGGgaaagcaccaatccacctaagcTAAACAGCCTTTCCACTGGTGCACTGGATGGAGTTGGAGTGTTGTACTTCATGTAAATCTTTTTAACAATTGGAAACTGATTCAGAATCTCAAGCTCATGCCCTGACCTTATATAGTCAGTTACTTCATTTTCTGCTGAGAAGGATTCTCTGGGTTGGATCTCAAAGTCAAAAAAGTCCATCTCATCTGGACTGGCTGGAGGTTGGGAGTCTTGGGGAACATCAGCAGTTGCAGCAGCAGTTGTACGACACTCTGTGATAAGAAGCTCCTTCACCTGCACTCGGCTACACTCATCTCTCAGCCAACGCAGCTTAAACTTTGGACAGGTGGCCGCTGCAAGACGTCCTTCTTGGCTCTCCAGAACAGCATTAAAGCGAGTCTTGATGGCCTGTAACATTCAATAAGATGTATCAAAgaatttatgtattttattatatgTTATATTTACAATCATTTTCTCTTTTAGATTATTGTGATAATAATTTGAATgagattcatttatttttatttaatctgaCCACTTTATTTAAATCTTTTGTTGATATTATGATTAATGTTCATCATTAGTAATTGTTTTTAGGTTAGGTTTTTTATTCTATCATTTTAAAATTTGTAAACACTACTTAACACACAGTAAAACATTCATATTCCATGTAGGGTGttgaaaatacataaataaatgaatagattACTAAATCCATCCAATGCAAATATTAATTTATAATCTTACCTTGACAATGACATCTGGAAGGGTGGCTGTCATTTTAGAGAGGTCGTCTTTCAGGGCAAGTGTCTTTGACATCAGGCTTGTGAGTGTTGGTAGTAGAGCTCCATAAGGGCACTCATCTCCTTGCAAGATGTCCAGAGCTACTGTCAGGGGCTTCATCACACTGATGTATTCTTTCAAGAACTGATACTCCTTTTCAGTAAAGCACTTGATTCCCAGTTTTACACACATTGGATTAAGTTCATTTGAAGGTATAGTGAGGATTCTTGAAATTGCTTCATACAGGGAATTCCACCTTGTGGATGTAGGTACCATTAGCTTCCTGCGGCTGATTTCctccacctgttcagcagctaatGTCGATCGACTTGCTTTAGTCCAAAGAGCAGAGCACTTCGCCATGCTGCTCCTGTACACACTCTTGGTTTCTGCACTGGAGTTTAGATGTTTCTCAACATCACTTGTTGATATCAGGTTAATGGTGTGTGATGCACATCTGTAATGTGGAGGCAGGCTAACCTGACCTTCTGTAGATGGGGCTGACAGAACATTTATGACATCTGTAAAAGTTggttcctcctcatcatcctctttTTCAGATTCAGACTCCAAATCACAGGACTGATACACTCTGAATGCTTTGGCGAAGTTGGATGCGTTATCTGCTACTGTGGCAACAACTTTGCCATGCAACCCGTATGTGGAATGAATTTCTTCAATCTCTGCTCCAATCACATCAAATGTGTGGCTGCCTTTAATCCTCTTACATGCAAGGGCTGCCTTGTTGCGCTGTAAAGTGGAATTAATCCAGTGAACTGTTACACCCAAGAAACTTTTGTTATTCACCGTCCAAATGTCAGCAGTAGTGGAAACAAAGTCTTACCTTCTTCAAGTGTTGCCTTCAAATAGGAGTTCATGATGTCATATTCTCGCTCAAGGTATTCTGAGAATGACTTTCTCTGGGGTAGTCTGACACCACTTTTAATCGGAATTTTGTCTATGATGCGTCGGAATGATTCAGAATCCACAGTGGAAATCGGTAACATCTCCTCCACTACATAGCCAGCAACAAGCTTTTTCAGTTCGGCCGCACCAAGCCCGGCGGGTTTTACATCTATTTTCACCTGTTTACTAGCAGTAGGGCCGTCTGATGTAGAATCCACGTTAGCAGTTTTTACAGAATCAAACTGAAAGTAGTGGCGATACTTCCAACCATCAAACGCCGAACGCACATGCTCTCTGTCACGCTCCATTGTTctcttctgttgttttctatcaTAGACGGCGCACGCGTTTAGACGTCATCGTCAGGAGACGCGCTCTACTCATTTGAGTAACGCAGTAACGCAGCCTGCTTGCACCATAGTAACGGCAGTTTAATTACATTTTTGCCATTGTAATCCCTTACTTTACCCGTTACTCAAAAAAGTAATTGGATTACTGTAACACGTTACATTTAACGCGTTACTGCCCATCACTGCTTGTAACCACTACTATTTTGTGTCCAACACTGTGGACCTTTATACTTTGTGGTTAATTTTAGTAACAGTTGacacatgttagcattagcttgttgttagcgctagctatggCAGGCTGCTGCAGCGTTGTTTATGACAGGTGTTATTCTATTTTTAACCAGTAGGGTGATGAACAGGAAGCTGTTTAGTGTTATTTTAAAGCTTAAGCTTTGCGAAGATGAAATATTGTTTCTGAagcatattttcattttttttatcaatAAAATATTCTGTTAAATAAAATAGGAAGGACGTAGAGCTTGTACTGAAGCCAGCCACCAGGGGGAGTTTTGATTCCTTTTGGCTTGAACTTTCACAGGTTGCTACAGAAATGTCTTATGTACCAAGTTAGTATTAGTGTTAGTTTATGTTGTGTGCGCTGCAGCTTACCAGCAGTCccagcccagtgagatactgaGTAACTGCAATGGTACAAATTTCAAAAGCAAATGAAGCAAAACGTTTTTTTCCCGCTCTTCTTTGTAGAATTGTCACATTGGAGGGTTTTCAAGTATGAagagcctgtttaaggtcaaaggtcagggttTCTCTACCAGGATTTTCAGCTAGAGAGAAGAATTCACGGCTCCGTCAGCTACAGCAggtggtcctgaagcag
This window contains:
- the LOC139062045 gene encoding uncharacterized protein translates to MAKCSALWTKASRSTLAAEQVEEISRRKLMVPTSTRWNSLYEAISRILTIPSNELNPMCVKLGIKCFTEKEYQFLKEYISVMKPLTVALDILQGDECPYGALLPTLTSLMSKTLALKDDLSKMTATLPDVIVKAIKTRFNAVLESQEGRLAAATCPKFKLRWLRDECSRVQVKELLITECRTTAAATADVPQDSQPPASPDEMDFFDFEIQPRESFSAENEVTDYIRSGHELEILNQFPIVKKIYMKYNTPTPSSAPVERLFSLGGLVLSPKRNRLSDRRFEKLLLMRYNHCFTPKENKTSGKF